The DNA segment ATGCCGGCCAGGGCACGCAGGAAGTTTGACCGGGGCCTCTCCCGGGAGCACGAGAAACTCCTCGCCGATCTCCGGTCCGGGGATGAGAACATCCGCACCCACCTGCGCGACATGATCATCATGCCCGAGATGGTGGGGAGATCCATTGAGATCCACAACGGCAAGGAGTTCCAGAAGGTGGAGATCCAGCCCGAGGCGGTCTTCCACTACCTCGGGGAGTTTGCACTGACCCGCAGGAGGGTCGCTCACGGCAGCGCCGGTATCGGTGCGACCCGGTCGAGTAAATACGTACCGCTGAAGTGATGGCTATGGCAAGAACAGGTTATTCAGCAACAATTGAGGGCGAGAACGTCGCTCGCGCAAAAGCGAACGAACTTCCCGTCTCTCCCAAGCACTCGATTGAGATTGCCAGGTTCATCAAGAACATGA comes from the Methanoculleus marisnigri JR1 genome and includes:
- a CDS encoding 30S ribosomal protein S19, with product MAKKTQKRMPRRREEFTYRGYSVADLQQMALSELLPLMPARARRKFDRGLSREHEKLLADLRSGDENIRTHLRDMIIMPEMVGRSIEIHNGKEFQKVEIQPEAVFHYLGEFALTRRRVAHGSAGIGATRSSKYVPLK